From the Candidatus Zixiibacteriota bacterium genome, one window contains:
- a CDS encoding tubulin-like doman-containing protein has protein sequence MSYQLRRSVIIGLGGTGLDTVLNIKHKFWQVYGQGRLTTDGFARLPDGLLRGIRFVVFDTADPKPLLTESGARIGLDPSEFIHLSVMDPTILLRQNREIRDWYPEKVPARAIFAGAGQIRALGRLALFANCDRVYRAIQSVFQDVRDFKVTQKEETDFDYPFRDVVVYIVGSMAGGTGGGTFLDMGFLCRRFLGQQDTSVAMLLQPDVFTSLPGSDNVEPNAYGALRELDYYMEAKSPFQTYLFNDERIECRPPFDIINLINNRNLAGDVFQDVEYMTEVIGTSIFAAVGTAGQKQSLIWDNLKHQITAQGYWDGKKPQYSSFGIAELVYDGSRYAQMAALEVAIDVVSKAFLTAHSNELLGEVESFMDTARIREEDADQVIDDLMLVTGLPRFGIPNDISRSAITEAHQRRPQFVDGARATIKQQLLENLELIRISRSKALDDQVGATIRTPGGANRAIQFLTLLLTRLEHGRELMLAEANQYKVQLDAAEANATRLEQAGKKLTTGFLPPSRASLESHLRLYAQASDQIVLLHAQRERRIDATEFFGYFTGVVRQWSESLTQFVKSMSAVQQRLGEQLGKLRMYARRLRPFTLEVQAPSTRLEDIRIRPEEFLRWLEESKPKGLVSLIDSSIEQMQDCVLQFALELPKVTQLRQRSVEDVLLALPEVDRWQYIVKLYHMAVPLWNYEHGFVTGGKRKTVNVLLFGVGNSRATFLTADELKNRLPAEATNYTPDVVDTGDNRRILCVNTHAALPAYAILFVKDRYREPFFDENRPFTYHIHKAWDSEIPDLIPPTETEEDHLIWTLAVSDPFGMIKQVGNFYEVRTEKRGERVRDFWLRLDNGRSQSARKFLQDVEVLNEIRDKIDQVLRNEGNERIREKLLTYRSKLMSSLKGATSDTRDQKEKELRDLDAYTTQLKEI, from the coding sequence ATGTCTTATCAGCTGCGACGCTCGGTAATAATAGGTCTCGGAGGCACGGGACTAGACACGGTTCTAAACATCAAACACAAATTCTGGCAGGTTTACGGTCAAGGGAGGCTGACGACAGACGGCTTTGCAAGACTGCCCGATGGACTACTTAGAGGTATCCGTTTCGTCGTGTTTGATACGGCAGATCCCAAGCCTTTGCTGACAGAGTCAGGAGCCCGTATAGGCTTGGATCCATCCGAATTCATACATCTTTCAGTCATGGACCCAACTATTCTGCTTAGGCAGAATCGCGAGATACGCGACTGGTATCCCGAAAAGGTGCCAGCGCGAGCTATTTTCGCGGGTGCGGGCCAAATACGGGCGCTGGGCCGCCTAGCGCTCTTTGCCAATTGTGACAGAGTGTACCGAGCGATTCAATCGGTGTTTCAAGACGTGCGGGACTTTAAGGTAACGCAAAAAGAGGAGACGGATTTTGATTACCCGTTTCGCGACGTAGTGGTTTATATCGTCGGTTCTATGGCGGGCGGCACCGGTGGCGGGACGTTTCTTGACATGGGCTTTCTTTGTCGCCGATTTCTCGGGCAACAGGACACTTCAGTCGCTATGCTGCTTCAACCAGATGTTTTCACATCGCTACCTGGCTCAGATAATGTCGAACCAAATGCCTATGGTGCGTTACGGGAACTCGATTACTACATGGAAGCAAAGAGCCCTTTTCAAACCTATCTTTTCAACGACGAAAGAATCGAATGCAGGCCACCATTTGATATCATTAATCTCATCAACAACCGGAATCTCGCCGGAGACGTGTTCCAGGATGTTGAATATATGACAGAGGTAATAGGCACATCTATTTTCGCAGCAGTTGGAACCGCAGGTCAAAAGCAGTCGCTGATCTGGGATAACCTAAAGCACCAGATAACGGCTCAGGGTTACTGGGATGGCAAGAAACCTCAGTACTCAAGTTTTGGTATCGCTGAACTCGTATACGATGGCAGCCGCTATGCCCAAATGGCGGCCCTTGAAGTTGCAATAGATGTGGTTTCTAAGGCGTTTTTGACAGCTCACTCGAATGAACTCCTTGGCGAAGTTGAGAGTTTTATGGATACGGCTCGCATCCGAGAGGAAGATGCCGACCAGGTTATCGATGATCTGATGCTTGTTACAGGGCTGCCGCGTTTTGGTATTCCCAACGATATTAGTCGCAGCGCCATCACCGAAGCACATCAAAGGCGACCACAGTTTGTTGATGGCGCAAGGGCAACTATCAAACAGCAGCTACTAGAGAATCTCGAGCTCATTCGGATATCCCGCTCTAAAGCCCTTGACGACCAAGTTGGTGCGACTATTCGCACACCGGGAGGGGCTAATCGAGCAATCCAGTTTCTTACACTGCTTCTTACTCGTCTCGAGCATGGCCGCGAACTTATGTTGGCGGAGGCAAATCAGTACAAGGTGCAACTTGATGCTGCAGAGGCTAATGCTACTCGCCTTGAACAAGCTGGCAAGAAGCTAACCACTGGTTTTTTGCCGCCGTCCCGCGCTAGTCTTGAGTCCCATCTGCGTCTTTACGCTCAGGCTTCTGATCAAATCGTGTTACTGCACGCGCAGCGCGAACGACGTATAGACGCTACAGAATTCTTCGGCTATTTCACTGGTGTAGTCAGACAGTGGTCAGAATCTTTGACTCAGTTTGTGAAGTCAATGTCTGCCGTTCAGCAGCGGCTTGGAGAGCAATTAGGTAAGCTCCGAATGTACGCACGCCGCCTCCGCCCGTTCACCCTCGAGGTTCAAGCCCCCTCGACCCGCCTGGAGGACATTCGCATACGCCCTGAAGAATTCCTAAGATGGTTGGAGGAGTCCAAACCCAAGGGCTTGGTCTCTCTCATCGACAGCTCGATAGAACAAATGCAGGACTGTGTGCTGCAATTCGCGCTCGAATTGCCGAAGGTGACACAATTGCGGCAACGCTCAGTAGAAGACGTCCTATTAGCGTTGCCGGAGGTTGATCGCTGGCAGTACATCGTTAAGTTGTATCATATGGCAGTGCCACTTTGGAACTATGAGCACGGGTTTGTCACAGGCGGCAAGCGCAAGACGGTAAACGTTCTTCTCTTTGGCGTCGGTAATTCTCGGGCCACTTTTCTTACGGCGGATGAGCTGAAAAATCGGCTGCCCGCTGAAGCAACGAACTATACCCCTGACGTGGTGGACACCGGTGATAATCGTCGAATCTTGTGCGTGAATACGCATGCGGCCCTGCCAGCATATGCGATACTTTTTGTAAAAGACCGCTACAGAGAACCGTTCTTTGACGAAAACCGACCATTTACCTATCATATTCATAAGGCTTGGGATTCGGAGATCCCTGACTTGATTCCACCGACTGAAACGGAGGAGGATCACCTGATTTGGACGCTGGCTGTCTCTGATCCCTTTGGCATGATCAAACAGGTCGGCAATTTCTATGAGGTACGAACCGAGAAGAGAGGGGAGAGAGTGCGTGATTTCTGGTTGCGCCTTGACAACGGGAGGAGCCAGTCAGCACGCAAGTTTCTACAGGACGTCGAGGTGCTTAACGAAATTCGCGACAAGATAGACCAGGTTCTCCGCAACGAGGGAAATGAGCGGATTCGAGAGAAGCTTCTCACCTATAGGAGCAAGTTGATGAGCTCGCTCAAGGGAGCTACGTCGGATACGCGAGATCAAAAGGAGAAGGAGCTGCGAGACCTTGACGCGTATACAACACAACTCAAGGAAATCTAA
- a CDS encoding CvpA family protein, with amino-acid sequence MELYFLDACLLLLLVLAFYKGAKGGLLNRGIWLASLIAAYVAASKLCFHVTKLVDVIIYNERLTLALWFAALFLLTVSATRRLGKWLTRAINFTPIGWLNTLLGGLLNSLLYVAALTVVVHMGLIIIPGLDKYLEKTLILGQLVRIEKHIMHSRLAMTVFNAAGDIGN; translated from the coding sequence ATGGAGTTGTATTTTCTCGACGCATGCCTTCTACTGCTCCTAGTTTTGGCCTTCTATAAAGGTGCGAAAGGTGGACTGCTCAATCGTGGCATATGGCTAGCTTCTCTTATCGCTGCTTATGTGGCAGCCTCGAAGCTCTGTTTTCATGTTACAAAGCTCGTGGACGTCATAATCTATAACGAGCGTCTCACGCTTGCTCTCTGGTTCGCGGCCTTATTTCTCCTTACAGTATCGGCTACTCGACGTTTGGGCAAATGGCTGACGAGAGCTATTAACTTCACACCGATCGGTTGGCTCAATACTCTGCTAGGCGGACTGCTGAACAGCCTGCTTTACGTCGCTGCGCTGACCGTCGTCGTGCATATGGGACTGATCATAATCCCCGGACTCGATAAGTACCTTGAGAAGACGCTCATTCTTGGACAGCTCGTCAGGATAGAGAAGCACATCATGCATAGCCGTTTGGCGATGACTGTGTTCAATGCAGCTGGAGATATCGGCAATTGA
- a CDS encoding T9SS type A sorting domain-containing protein, with protein MKVFRLFCMIMLAALFVSSDLVGQTWQVIYREDFSASSGWTTSSEAHYYWEAASGTYFANQENVPFGGFYANCPIDYDGGSFRYEWDMKVESSDYASALEFVIARQMDIDLPGFVYFSFNSGDQGHITSVCWATSTGSDCSERFDVQWALNTWYHIVILYDADAHTLDATVSERATMLPVIALRLENVDNLPSDMDYLRSSCYRPNGGFQVPGAHTTGRFDNIVFAIEQAECPGYPSHVQMVLDGLDNIKGIGLNETGDKMGLAYWLCGAWPGARIEEYSTPTLALEGIYALGDCHSDVAWSPDGRYCFTSNYYSGSISRLNVADRSTQTINVGSLCNDLEMVPDGSKLVAKWRNGVTIVDVASFSVLGQIVLNADPAEDKIGVTPDGTRAYITGNIGAPGLERLYEVSLTPPYSLLRSVPIVSRTYPWESSGGMGVYANEAEVFVSDYLNNQIVVLDRASLTSVEAIPLPGSPATIAAMPSGRYLYAADTWEAAIYVVDIASHSVVETISGIHERPYDIEFSQDGRLAYVSHSGLGPSTGTGAITVLETEQYIAGTVSGPHGGVMGVAVNLIDAEGSLVSTAVTDATGHYQSEGLPNGPYTVAIATPLGYQPDSETKNLIVDCSAGEVNFTLSPLQVVGKVMNIWWWKLQLAYIHNGAWSEITRSAVDNYGRIIFQHFNRRSDEFAIRMPNVTCADEAVARALTADDMYNVYFGWYNESYQAKARRALLAVLLNVASGRMPQGIAVSRDGATASQAITYCSDLIESGLSNKCYQAYSVLSLMHQSKPVPAGVIPLVTPAIYYKGESSALNPATFALDQNYPNPFNPVTEIGFALPTADDVTLEVFNVLGQKVATLVDGRVEAGAHRVTWDGSDQSSGVYFYRLTAGKQVLSKKMLLLK; from the coding sequence ATGAAGGTGTTTCGATTGTTCTGCATGATTATGTTGGCAGCTCTGTTCGTGAGCTCCGATCTCGTCGGACAAACCTGGCAGGTTATCTACCGGGAGGATTTCTCCGCTAGTTCTGGTTGGACAACCAGTAGCGAGGCTCATTACTATTGGGAAGCGGCGAGTGGCACCTACTTTGCCAATCAGGAGAATGTCCCTTTCGGAGGATTCTACGCGAACTGCCCAATAGACTATGATGGCGGTTCGTTCAGGTATGAATGGGACATGAAGGTAGAGTCCTCCGACTACGCGTCCGCCCTCGAGTTCGTTATCGCCAGGCAGATGGACATCGACCTGCCGGGGTTCGTATATTTTTCCTTTAACTCAGGAGACCAGGGGCACATTACCTCGGTGTGTTGGGCCACAAGTACGGGTTCCGATTGTAGTGAGAGGTTCGATGTGCAATGGGCGCTGAATACCTGGTACCACATCGTAATCCTATACGATGCTGACGCCCACACGTTAGATGCCACCGTTTCCGAGCGGGCAACCATGCTTCCGGTAATCGCACTGCGCCTTGAAAACGTTGACAACCTGCCGAGCGACATGGATTACTTGCGGAGTTCCTGTTATCGGCCTAACGGTGGGTTCCAGGTTCCCGGCGCTCATACTACCGGGCGCTTTGACAACATCGTTTTTGCGATTGAGCAGGCCGAGTGTCCCGGTTATCCGTCTCATGTCCAAATGGTACTTGACGGACTTGATAACATAAAAGGGATCGGTCTTAACGAGACCGGTGACAAAATGGGCCTGGCATACTGGCTTTGCGGCGCCTGGCCCGGAGCTCGAATCGAGGAGTACTCGACACCGACGCTCGCACTTGAAGGTATCTATGCGCTCGGCGACTGCCATAGCGATGTTGCCTGGTCGCCCGACGGCCGTTACTGCTTCACCAGCAACTACTATTCTGGGAGCATAAGCAGGCTGAATGTGGCCGACAGGTCTACGCAAACCATAAACGTGGGGTCTTTGTGCAACGACCTTGAGATGGTGCCCGATGGATCGAAGCTGGTCGCCAAGTGGAGGAATGGCGTCACGATTGTGGATGTGGCGTCGTTTTCGGTTCTGGGTCAGATCGTACTTAACGCAGATCCGGCCGAGGACAAGATCGGTGTAACGCCGGACGGAACAAGAGCTTACATCACTGGTAACATCGGTGCGCCGGGGTTGGAAAGACTGTACGAAGTATCTCTCACCCCGCCTTATTCCCTGCTTAGGTCGGTTCCTATCGTGTCCAGAACCTATCCGTGGGAGAGTTCGGGCGGAATGGGGGTGTATGCAAATGAGGCGGAGGTCTTTGTCAGCGACTATTTGAACAATCAAATCGTTGTGCTCGACCGCGCCAGCCTTACTTCCGTCGAAGCAATTCCCCTACCCGGCTCGCCGGCAACGATAGCGGCAATGCCGAGTGGGCGATATCTGTACGCAGCCGACACTTGGGAGGCCGCCATATACGTTGTTGACATCGCGAGTCACTCGGTGGTAGAGACCATCAGTGGTATTCATGAACGGCCTTACGACATAGAGTTCTCACAAGACGGCAGACTCGCCTATGTCAGCCACAGCGGACTTGGTCCTTCGACGGGTACAGGAGCCATTACCGTCCTGGAAACTGAACAATATATCGCCGGCACAGTAAGTGGTCCGCACGGCGGAGTCATGGGCGTTGCGGTGAATCTCATCGACGCTGAGGGCAGTCTCGTCAGTACTGCAGTAACTGACGCAACGGGACATTACCAATCCGAAGGGTTACCGAACGGACCGTATACAGTCGCGATTGCAACCCCTCTTGGGTATCAACCCGATAGTGAGACCAAGAATCTAATTGTCGACTGCTCTGCGGGGGAAGTGAATTTCACGTTGTCGCCTCTCCAAGTAGTCGGCAAAGTCATGAACATCTGGTGGTGGAAACTCCAATTGGCCTATATCCATAATGGTGCGTGGTCGGAGATCACCCGCAGCGCGGTCGACAATTACGGGCGGATCATCTTTCAACACTTCAACCGCAGAAGCGACGAATTCGCTATTCGAATGCCCAATGTCACATGTGCCGACGAGGCCGTCGCTCGCGCTCTCACGGCGGATGACATGTACAACGTCTACTTCGGTTGGTACAACGAATCGTATCAAGCGAAGGCAAGACGTGCCTTGCTGGCAGTCTTGCTAAATGTAGCGTCTGGCCGTATGCCGCAAGGCATCGCAGTCAGCAGAGATGGCGCGACCGCCAGTCAGGCAATCACTTACTGTTCCGATCTGATTGAAAGCGGTCTCTCAAACAAGTGCTACCAAGCGTACTCGGTTCTCAGTTTGATGCACCAGTCCAAGCCGGTTCCTGCGGGCGTCATTCCGCTCGTCACGCCCGCCATATATTACAAGGGAGAAAGCTCAGCGCTTAACCCCGCTACCTTCGCCCTGGACCAAAACTACCCCAACCCGTTTAACCCGGTGACGGAGATAGGCTTTGCGCTGCCGACCGCGGACGATGTCACGCTCGAAGTATTCAACGTCCTTGGCCAGAAGGTCGCTACGCTGGTCGACGGGCGTGTCGAGGCCGGGGCGCATCGGGTGACCTGGGATGGGTCGGATCAGTCGAGCGGGGTTTATTTCTACCGACTGACCGCCGGTAAGCAGGTTCTGTCGAAGAAGATGCTGTTGCTGAAATAG